In the genome of Candidatus Krumholzibacteriia bacterium, the window CCAGTCCGTATCGTGGACGAGGACGAGGACGCCGTCGGCGCTGCGCTGCACGTCCACCTCGACCCCATCGGCACCGAGACGAAGCGCCAGTTCCAGAGCCGGAAGCGTGTTCTCCGGCGCCTGCGCCGCAGCGCCGCGATGGCCGAGCACCAGAGGCGTCCCGCGCCGCGGGCTTGTCATTCCAGGATCTCGAGCAGGTAGCGCAGGAAGTTGGCCTCGGTGACGATCCCCACCAGTTTCTTCCCTTCCACCACGGGCAGGCAGCCGATCTCGAGCTGCAGCATCTTGCGCGCCGCCTCGCGGGCGTCGGCATCGGGCTCCACGGTCACGATGTCGGACTGCATGATCTCCCGCACCGGCACGCCGCGGAGCAGAGCGTCCTGTTCGTGCTGCGAGATCCCCGCCAGGCTGGAGACGCAGGCACGCAGGAGATCGCGGTGGGTGATGAGGCCGACGAGATGGGTGGAGTCGTCCACCACCGGCAGATGGCGGACATGCTTCCACGCCATCAAGTCTTCCGCGACCTTGAGGTTGTCCGTGTGTCCCACGGCGAACACCGGCGTCGTCATGATGTCCCGGACCTGCATGCTCAGGATCTCCCTGACCGCTGGAAGTGAGCGAAGATCTCGGCGTCCTCGGGGAAACGTTGGGTCGCCGACTTGCTGAAGACCAGACGGCCGTCGACGCTCACCTCGAAGGCACCGCGTCCGCCCTTCACCAGTTCCACGGTCGCCCCGAAACGTCGCTGCAGCTCCGCCGCCAGACCGGCGGCGCGGGGGTAGTAGTTTCAGACGACGCAGTATTCGATCCGCACGCGCTGCTGCATCGGCACCTCCCCCTGCCACCTCCCCATGGTACACGGGGTTGCGGCGGGACCGCCATCAGGAAGGAACGCGGCGCCGCCACGGTTTCCCCCGGGTGCGGGCGTGGAAGCGCGCGAGCAATGCCTGCGCCACGGGGCCAGGCGCACCGCTGCCGATGCGCTTGCCATCGACGCGCACCACCGGCGTCACCTCGAGAGAGGTGGAGGAAAGCAGCACCTCGTCGGCGGCGAAGAGAGCCGCACGCCGGAAGGGTTGCTCCCGCACCTCCAGTCCCTGCGCTCGCGCCAGCTCCAACGTCACCTGCCGTGACACGCCCGGGAGGATCTCTGGACCCAACGGGTGGGTGCGCAGCACGCCGCGGCGCAGCACGAAGATGTTGCTCGTCGCTCCCTCGCGGACCACGCCGCCAGGGCCGAGAAGCACGGCTTCATCGGCGCCGGCCCGCCAGGCAGCCTGACGGGCCATGACGTTTGGGAGCAACACGAGGGTTTTCAAGTGGCAGAACTTCCAGCGCCAATCCGGGAGAGTGCGCACGCTGGCGCCGTGCGCCTGGAGATGTCCCGCTTCGTCCCCGGACTTTTCGACGTAGATCACCAGCGTCGGCTGGACGCTGCGGGGGAAGAGGTGCTGCCGGCGCCGCGAGCTGCCGCGGGTCACCTGGATGTAGATGCGCGCCGCGTCGTAGCCGCTCCGCTGCAGCAGCTCCAGGATCAGCGCGCGGAGCCGCCGGTTCGGCAAGGGGGCCGGCAGGCGCAGCCCGCGGCGGCTGTGCTGCAAACGCCGCAGATGCGCTTGCAGCGCGAAGGGCCGTCCGCCGTAGGTGCGCAGCACTTCGTAGACCCCATCGGCGAACAGGAAGCCACGGTCGAGGACGGCGACGCGGGCCTGTCGCAGCGGGCCCACCCAGCCGTTGACGTAGGCCAGATCAGGCAAGAGACTCCTCCGCGAGGGCGCCAGCCTAGCCGAACGGCACGTCCCGTGCAAACACGTTCGGGTGGACGCTGCCCCGCCCTCATGGGGAGCGTTTGGACTCCGGCAATGCACCGTGCGCATGTGGAGGAGGAGACTATGGAGTGGAGGAAGATCGGGGTCGTGGCTCTGGCGGTGGCTGTCGCCGGGCTCCCCGTACTGTTCGGCTGCACCGGGACACAGAAGGGCGCCGCCATCGGCGGGGTCGCCGGCGCGGCCACCGGGGCCGCCGTCGGCGGCGGCAAGGGTGCGGTCATCGGCGGCGTGGTCGGAACGGCCGCGGGCGCCATCATCGGTGACTACATGACCAAGCAGAAGAAAGAGCTGGAAAAGGTGCCTGGAGCGGACGTGCAGCAAGTAGGCGACGAGCTCGTGGTCACCTTCCAGAGTCCCATTCTCTTCGATACCGACTCGTCAGTGCTCAAATCCGAGGCGCGCAAACTCCTGGACGACGTGGGCCGGGTGCTGCAGAACTATCCGGAGACCGATGTGCTGGTGAAAGGGCACACCGACGACACCGGCTCGGAGACCCACAATCAGCAGCTTTCCGAACGCCGGGCGGAGTCGGTGCGGAATTACATTGTCACCCGCGGCGTGAACGGTTCACGTCTCCAGGCGTTGGGCTTCGGCGAGAGCATGCCGGTGGCGAGCAACGGCAGCAACGACGGCCGGGCCCAGAACCGCCGGGTCGAGCTACAGATCGCTGCCAACGAGGAATTGCGGGCTCGCAGCGAGGACGCTTCCAGCCACCCGCGCTGATCGCCAGACGCCGCAGCGGGGAGGGCAGCCGCGGGGTTGCCCTCCCGCCGCGGGCGGCGGCTCAGCCTTGCCAGTCGGTTTTCACGGTGATGAACTGACTGCGGCCATCGCGCTCGACGAAGAACACCAGCTTCCGGATTTCCTTCTTCGCCGCATCTTCCAGCACCCGCTTCACGTCCGCCGGCGCCGCAATGGTCTCGTCGTCGACGCGCTGGATGATGTCCCCGGCCTCCAGGCCCCCGACGCTGCTCCAGCTGCCTTCCTCCACCCGACTCACCATCACGCCCCGGAAGTCCGGCGCCAGGTCGTGGGCGCGGAGGTCGGCGAAGACGAGCTCGCGTACGGTGAGCTCGAAATCGTTGTTGTGGTATTCCTCGGCCTCCTGGGGCGACTTCGGCGCCGCCTGCAGCACCACGTCCACCTCTTGCCGCGACCCGCCGCGGACGATGCCGAGGTGCAGCTGGGTCGCCACCCCCGCCAATCCCACCTGTTCGACGAAGATGGGCACGTGGTCTTCTCGATCCACCGGGACGGGAGCGCCGTTCATCTCCAAGATGATGTCGCCCTCCTGCAGACCCGCCACTGCCGCCGGGGAGCCGGGGATGACGGAGTTGACGATGATGCCGCTCTGGGCCGGCAGCTTCCAGTAGTCCGCCATCTCCGGCGTCAGCGCCTGCAGCGTGATCCCGAGCCAGGCGCGGCGCGCTTCGCCCTTGCGCGGCGGGCTCGCGATCAATGGCGCCAGCGTCGCCGACGGCACCAGGATGCCGTAGTAGGAGCCCTCCTCGCCGCCGAAGCTGGAGACGAACGAGGGACCGGCGCCGCCGAGCTCGGAGAGGACGCCCACGGCCCGGCCGTCGGCATCGAAGACGGGCCCGCCGAGGGCATCTTCGGCGTTCAGATCCGTCACCAGGAAAGGCTTGGGCTTGTCCACGTCGGCCACGACGCGACCCGCGGCGAGATGCACCATCGGCTCCAGGTTGTCGGGCAAGAGCCCCAGGACGTAGACGTCATCGCCCACGTGCGGCCGGGAACGCACATCGAAGCGCAAGGGCTGTACCCCGGGCGGCAGGGTGCCTTGCAAGCGTAGGAAGGCGATGTTGGCGAACTCGTCACGCCCGACGAAGCTGGCGTTGCGCACCACGCCGCCGCCGAAATGCACTTTGAAATCGTGGGGTTGGGCGCCCGTGGCCGAGCTGGTGACGACGGCGCCGTTGAGCATGATCAGATCCGTTCCGACCACGACGGCCAGGTCGCGGCCCTCGACCTCCCGCACCTGGCGCATCATCCGCGTTTCCACGTAGTAGGTCACCGCCACGACGCTGCCGCGCTGGCGCTCGTAGATCTGCCGCGGCCCCGCTTGCGCCGCCTGCACGCCACCCATGAGCAGCACCGCGAGAGCGGCGGAGCTCCCGCAACGCTCGAGTCCTCGCCTCACCCTTCACGTCCTCCTGGCTTGATCAGCACGAAACGCCCGGAATCCCGTCGCTTGACGTGCAACATGATCGGTTCTGGAGTTCCCTTCGACAGCCCCTCGTAGAGCTGGCGGAACTGTTCCAGGCTCTCCACCTTCGTCTCCC includes:
- a CDS encoding CBS domain-containing protein; translation: MQVRDIMTTPVFAVGHTDNLKVAEDLMAWKHVRHLPVVDDSTHLVGLITHRDLLRACVSSLAGISQHEQDALLRGVPVREIMQSDIVTVEPDADAREAARKMLQLEIGCLPVVEGKKLVGIVTEANFLRYLLEILE
- a CDS encoding PDZ domain-containing protein, translated to MRRGLERCGSSAALAVLLMGGVQAAQAGPRQIYERQRGSVVAVTYYVETRMMRQVREVEGRDLAVVVGTDLIMLNGAVVTSSATGAQPHDFKVHFGGGVVRNASFVGRDEFANIAFLRLQGTLPPGVQPLRFDVRSRPHVGDDVYVLGLLPDNLEPMVHLAAGRVVADVDKPKPFLVTDLNAEDALGGPVFDADGRAVGVLSELGGAGPSFVSSFGGEEGSYYGILVPSATLAPLIASPPRKGEARRAWLGITLQALTPEMADYWKLPAQSGIIVNSVIPGSPAAVAGLQEGDIILEMNGAPVPVDREDHVPIFVEQVGLAGVATQLHLGIVRGGSRQEVDVVLQAAPKSPQEAEEYHNNDFELTVRELVFADLRAHDLAPDFRGVMVSRVEEGSWSSVGGLEAGDIIQRVDDETIAAPADVKRVLEDAAKKEIRKLVFFVERDGRSQFITVKTDWQG
- a CDS encoding OmpA family protein, coding for MEWRKIGVVALAVAVAGLPVLFGCTGTQKGAAIGGVAGAATGAAVGGGKGAVIGGVVGTAAGAIIGDYMTKQKKELEKVPGADVQQVGDELVVTFQSPILFDTDSSVLKSEARKLLDDVGRVLQNYPETDVLVKGHTDDTGSETHNQQLSERRAESVRNYIVTRGVNGSRLQALGFGESMPVASNGSNDGRAQNRRVELQIAANEELRARSEDASSHPR
- a CDS encoding aminotransferase class IV translates to MPDLAYVNGWVGPLRQARVAVLDRGFLFADGVYEVLRTYGGRPFALQAHLRRLQHSRRGLRLPAPLPNRRLRALILELLQRSGYDAARIYIQVTRGSSRRRQHLFPRSVQPTLVIYVEKSGDEAGHLQAHGASVRTLPDWRWKFCHLKTLVLLPNVMARQAAWRAGADEAVLLGPGGVVREGATSNIFVLRRGVLRTHPLGPEILPGVSRQVTLELARAQGLEVREQPFRRAALFAADEVLLSSTSLEVTPVVRVDGKRIGSGAPGPVAQALLARFHARTRGKPWRRRVPS
- a CDS encoding SelT/SelW/SelH family (seleno)protein; translation: MQQRVRIEYCVVUNYYPRAAGLAAELQRRFGATVELVKGGRGAFEVSVDGRLVFSKSATQRFPEDAEIFAHFQRSGRS